In Erythrobacter litoralis HTCC2594, a single genomic region encodes these proteins:
- a CDS encoding TrmH family RNA methyltransferase, protein MTRRQITGFSNPTVKYLRSLREKKHRKRERKFLAEGLRLLTDARECDRVPEMLVMAERRDPHPLLTALEEAVTGAGGEVIETSDEILAKITGKSNPQAVAGVFAEWNTSLSALDRQSAPIWLVAQALRDPGNLGTMLRTGDAVGAGGLILLDDCVDPFSVEAVRASMGAVFTQQIAQARWDDFLLWLRSGDGQLVAASLRDAVPYRGAAYAAPCFILVGNESQGLPENYETACDLRVTMPMRGRADSLNAAVAGAVLAYEVLDTFENPAS, encoded by the coding sequence GTGACCCGCCGGCAGATCACCGGCTTTTCCAACCCGACGGTCAAGTATCTCCGTTCGCTGCGCGAGAAGAAGCACCGCAAGCGCGAGCGCAAGTTCCTCGCCGAAGGGTTGCGGTTGCTAACCGATGCGCGCGAATGCGACCGGGTGCCGGAGATGCTGGTGATGGCCGAACGGCGCGATCCGCACCCGCTCCTCACGGCGCTGGAAGAAGCGGTCACGGGCGCGGGCGGCGAGGTCATCGAAACCTCCGACGAGATACTCGCCAAGATCACCGGCAAGTCCAACCCGCAAGCGGTCGCAGGCGTATTCGCGGAGTGGAACACTTCGCTGTCGGCGCTGGACCGCCAGAGCGCACCGATCTGGCTGGTAGCGCAGGCTCTGCGCGATCCTGGCAACCTCGGCACCATGCTGCGCACCGGCGATGCCGTGGGGGCTGGCGGGCTTATCCTGCTGGATGATTGCGTCGATCCTTTCAGCGTCGAAGCCGTGCGCGCCAGCATGGGTGCGGTGTTTACCCAGCAGATCGCCCAAGCCCGCTGGGACGATTTCCTGCTGTGGCTCCGCAGCGGTGACGGACAATTGGTCGCCGCGTCCCTGCGCGATGCCGTGCCCTATCGCGGCGCCGCCTACGCCGCCCCGTGTTTCATTCTCGTCGGCAACGAGTCGCAAGGGCTGCCCGAAAATTACGAAACGGCCTGCGACTTGCGGGTGACCATGCCGATGCGCGGGCGCGCCGACAGCCTCAACGCGGCCGTCGCCGGAGCGGTATTGGCTTACGAAGTCCTGGACACCTTCGAGAACCCGGCCTCCTAA
- a CDS encoding HPr kinase/phosphorylase, protein MLYQASCVAIGGRAVLIEGPPGAGKTSLALALIDRGASLVGDDGVRLERRGTRLFATPPPNIAGRIEIRNVGIVHLPCVEAPVALLLRLDPDAPRYIEGAESETLGSVPIPRIAFASAHAADAIRAEYALRLHGIDVAG, encoded by the coding sequence ATGCTCTACCAGGCGAGCTGCGTCGCCATCGGCGGCCGGGCTGTCCTTATCGAAGGGCCACCGGGGGCGGGCAAGACCTCGCTGGCCCTCGCGCTAATCGATCGCGGTGCCAGCCTCGTGGGGGACGACGGGGTGAGACTGGAACGGCGCGGCACCCGGCTCTTCGCGACGCCCCCGCCGAACATCGCCGGCAGGATCGAAATCCGCAATGTCGGTATCGTGCACCTGCCGTGTGTCGAAGCGCCTGTCGCCCTTCTCCTGCGCCTCGACCCTGACGCCCCGCGCTACATCGAGGGGGCGGAGAGCGAGACACTGGGCAGCGTGCCCATCCCGCGGATCGCCTTCGCCTCGGCCCATGCCGCCGACGCGATCCGGGCCGAATATGCCTTGCGATTGCATGGCATCGACGTTGCCGGCTGA
- a CDS encoding zinc-binding dehydrogenase has protein sequence MSTTGKQLFTTLEADGTLTVEIEEVTVPEPKGNQVLVKMEAAPINPSDLAILTGAADLENAEYTAGKYVANMPEPFNSGSKARHGQKLPAGNEGAGTVVATGDSDMAKALDGQRVACVPGSAYSQYCLADAAMCLPLGDHSAEDGASAFVNPMTALGFAENAKMDGAKAMVHTAAASNLGQMLVKICQEDGLELVNIVRKAEHVDLLKGLGAKYVVNSSDDDFMDQLRKAIDATDAFYGFDPIGGGKATDNVFKAMEQVAVSKMTEYSRYGSNQQKRMFIYGRLDMGPTILTPSYGFGWTLSGWLLTPFLQQAGMETMMRMRQRVLDNLTTTFASSYKRKVNLEEMLTKDAVLDYRAMKTGEKYLVTPWS, from the coding sequence ATGAGCACCACCGGCAAACAGCTATTCACCACCCTGGAAGCGGACGGTACGCTCACGGTCGAGATCGAGGAAGTGACGGTGCCCGAGCCCAAGGGCAACCAGGTCCTGGTCAAGATGGAGGCGGCGCCGATCAACCCGTCGGACCTCGCGATCCTGACGGGCGCGGCTGACCTCGAGAATGCAGAATACACCGCCGGAAAATATGTTGCGAACATGCCCGAGCCGTTCAATTCCGGCTCCAAGGCGCGCCACGGACAGAAGCTGCCGGCGGGCAACGAAGGCGCAGGCACGGTCGTCGCAACGGGCGACAGCGACATGGCCAAGGCCCTGGACGGCCAGCGTGTCGCCTGCGTGCCGGGCAGTGCCTACAGTCAGTATTGCCTCGCCGATGCGGCCATGTGCCTGCCGCTGGGCGATCACTCGGCGGAAGATGGCGCGAGCGCCTTCGTCAACCCGATGACCGCGCTGGGCTTTGCCGAAAATGCCAAGATGGATGGCGCCAAGGCGATGGTCCACACCGCCGCCGCTTCCAACCTCGGCCAGATGTTGGTCAAGATCTGCCAGGAAGACGGGCTCGAGCTGGTCAACATCGTCCGCAAAGCCGAACATGTCGACTTGCTCAAGGGCCTCGGCGCGAAATATGTCGTCAATTCCTCCGACGACGATTTCATGGACCAGTTGCGCAAAGCGATCGATGCGACCGACGCCTTTTACGGTTTCGATCCGATCGGCGGCGGCAAGGCGACCGACAATGTCTTCAAGGCGATGGAACAGGTCGCGGTCAGCAAGATGACCGAATATTCGCGCTATGGCTCGAACCAGCAAAAACGCATGTTCATCTATGGCCGGCTCGATATGGGCCCGACGATCCTGACGCCGAGCTACGGCTTCGGCTGGACGCTGTCGGGCTGGCTGCTGACGCCGTTCTTGCAGCAGGCGGGCATGGAAACGATGATGCGGATGCGCCAGCGCGTGCTGGACAACCTCACCACCACCTTCGCCAGCAGCTACAAGCGCAAGGTCAATCTGGAAGAGATGCTGACCAAGGATGCGGTGCTGGACTATCGCGCAATGAAAACCGGCGAGAAATACCTCGTCACGCCCTGGAGTTGA
- a CDS encoding Crp/Fnr family transcriptional regulator — protein sequence MQDLLAKYGRVTQLLPEDRKVFSSLATETREYARGTRLSTDEFEAPDRLWIVERGRLFASQDLPSGARAITRLYFSGDIVGTANIPFHKSTQTITVNSEAVLYHFSRRKLVDAFVNMPRVAAIFYTFAALENAILNDRLVSIGRTRGRARLASLLLEISSRHNLTFLEPPDRFDLGLTQAQIGDAIGLTDVQVNRLMRSFDRAGLIHRDNGRVQLLDPGKLAEMGQFRDRYDDLDLEWFEEDHK from the coding sequence ATGCAGGATTTGCTCGCGAAATATGGCCGCGTGACTCAATTGCTGCCCGAAGACCGCAAAGTGTTTTCCAGTCTCGCGACCGAGACCCGCGAGTATGCACGGGGCACGAGGCTTTCCACAGACGAATTCGAAGCGCCGGACAGATTGTGGATCGTCGAACGCGGCCGCCTTTTCGCGTCGCAGGACCTTCCGAGTGGCGCGCGTGCCATCACCAGGCTCTATTTCTCCGGAGATATCGTCGGGACTGCGAATATCCCGTTCCATAAATCGACCCAGACCATCACGGTCAATTCGGAAGCGGTGCTATACCATTTCTCGCGGCGCAAGCTGGTGGATGCCTTCGTCAACATGCCGCGCGTGGCCGCAATCTTCTACACTTTCGCTGCGCTCGAGAACGCGATCCTGAACGACCGGCTGGTCTCGATCGGGCGAACGCGCGGGCGGGCTCGCCTTGCGTCGCTGTTGCTGGAAATCAGTTCGCGCCACAACCTCACCTTTCTGGAGCCGCCCGATCGTTTCGATCTCGGCCTGACCCAGGCCCAGATTGGCGATGCGATCGGCCTCACGGATGTCCAGGTCAACCGGCTGATGCGCTCGTTCGATCGCGCCGGTCTGATCCATCGAGACAATGGCAGGGTGCAGCTTCTCGACCCTGGCAAGCTCGCCGAGATGGGCCAGTTTCGCGACCGGTACGACGATCTGGACCTCGAGTGGTTCGAGGAAGACCACAAATGA
- the recR gene encoding recombination mediator RecR codes for MASQEIEQLASTLARLPGLGPRSARRAVLWLVKKRDTALPALLEALEGVQDRLVECDTCGNVDTQNPCGICADPRRDRKSICVVEDVADLWALDRARLFTGRYHVLGGKLSALDGVRPEDLNIANLLGRVEEGGIDEVVLAMNATLEGQTTSHYIAERLEEFPVRITQLAHGLPVGGELDYLDEGTLAQALRARRPVQ; via the coding sequence ATGGCATCGCAAGAGATCGAACAGCTCGCTTCCACGCTGGCCCGGCTGCCCGGCCTCGGTCCGCGCTCGGCGCGGCGGGCGGTGCTGTGGCTGGTCAAGAAGCGCGACACCGCACTGCCTGCGTTGCTCGAAGCGCTGGAAGGCGTGCAGGACCGGCTGGTCGAATGCGACACCTGCGGCAATGTCGATACGCAGAACCCCTGCGGCATCTGTGCCGATCCGCGCCGCGACCGGAAATCGATCTGCGTGGTCGAGGACGTCGCCGACCTGTGGGCGCTCGACCGCGCGAGGCTCTTCACCGGGCGCTACCACGTGCTGGGCGGCAAGCTCTCCGCGCTCGACGGCGTGCGCCCCGAAGATCTCAATATCGCAAATCTTCTTGGCAGGGTCGAGGAAGGCGGCATCGACGAGGTCGTGTTGGCGATGAATGCCACGCTCGAAGGTCAGACGACCAGCCATTATATCGCCGAGCGGCTGGAAGAGTTTCCCGTGCGGATCACCCAGCTGGCCCATGGCCTGCCGGTCGGCGGCGAGCTGGATTACCTGGATGAGGGTACGCTGGCGCAAGCGCTCAGGGCACGTCGTCCTGTCCAGTAA
- the rapZ gene encoding RNase adapter RapZ, protein MSGRLDVLLVTGMSGAGKSTSLRVLEDLGWETLDNFPIRLLEPMIGEVLSSDNPAPLAVGFDSRTRGFVPNEIIELCKRLVQRDDLTLTTLFLDCTSEELERRFNETRRHHPMARGRTALEGIRAEREVMEPLRRWAEAVIDTSELAANELQQLIREQFHHDDPASQSVTVSSFGFARGMPPLADLVFDMRFLDNPHWVANLREQTGLDPAVGEYITARGDFDEIFQRMRDLILALLPRYRAQGKAYVHVAFGCTGGRHRSVFTAETMAQALREAGFSPTVVHRNLASRAADQFEGPQGRN, encoded by the coding sequence ATGTCCGGTCGCCTCGATGTCTTGCTAGTCACTGGAATGTCGGGTGCCGGCAAGTCCACCAGCCTGCGCGTGCTGGAGGACCTGGGTTGGGAAACGCTCGACAATTTCCCGATCCGGCTGCTCGAACCGATGATCGGCGAAGTTCTGTCGAGCGACAATCCCGCACCGCTCGCTGTCGGCTTCGACTCGCGCACCCGTGGCTTCGTCCCCAACGAGATCATCGAATTGTGCAAGCGGCTGGTCCAGCGCGACGACCTGACGCTGACGACGCTCTTCCTCGACTGCACCAGCGAGGAGCTCGAGCGGCGTTTCAACGAGACCCGGCGGCACCACCCGATGGCGCGCGGACGCACTGCGCTCGAAGGTATTCGTGCCGAACGCGAAGTTATGGAGCCGTTGCGGCGCTGGGCGGAGGCCGTAATCGACACCAGCGAACTGGCCGCCAACGAATTGCAGCAGCTGATCCGCGAGCAGTTCCACCACGACGATCCGGCATCGCAATCGGTCACGGTCAGCAGCTTCGGCTTCGCGCGCGGGATGCCGCCGCTGGCGGACCTCGTTTTCGACATGCGCTTCCTCGACAACCCGCACTGGGTCGCGAACCTGCGCGAGCAGACCGGGCTCGACCCCGCCGTGGGCGAATATATCACCGCGCGGGGCGACTTCGACGAAATCTTCCAGCGCATGCGCGACCTGATCCTGGCGCTGCTCCCGCGTTACCGCGCCCAGGGAAAGGCGTATGTCCATGTCGCCTTCGGTTGTACCGGCGGGAGACACCGCTCGGTGTTCACTGCCGAGACCATGGCGCAGGCCTTGCGCGAGGCGGGATTTTCGCCCACTGTCGTGCATCGCAACCTGGCGTCGCGGGCTGCCGATCAGTTCGAAGGGCCGCAGGGCCGCAACTGA
- the truA gene encoding tRNA pseudouridine(38-40) synthase TruA, protein MTRFALTLEFDGTPFMGLQRQKHGPSVQQAVEEAARATLNQDITLHSAGRTDTGVHALGMRSHFDAETDLTPFRLMGGLNAHLRPHPIAVTNCEIMPEDWHARFACIGRSYVYRIINRRAPLTIDRKRAWQVPQQLDHEAMQRAAQLLVGTHDFTTFRSTQCQAKDPVKSLDRLEVERDGDEIRVHAEARSFLHHQVRSMVGCLKLVGQGTWREEEVEEALLARDRQRLGLNAPPHGLYFVAAEYPR, encoded by the coding sequence ATGACCCGCTTCGCGCTAACCCTCGAATTCGACGGCACGCCGTTCATGGGCCTGCAGCGCCAGAAGCATGGGCCGAGCGTGCAACAAGCCGTCGAAGAAGCGGCGCGGGCCACGCTCAATCAGGATATAACGCTCCACAGCGCCGGGCGCACCGATACCGGTGTCCATGCCCTCGGCATGCGTAGCCATTTCGATGCCGAAACTGACCTGACGCCGTTCCGCCTGATGGGCGGGCTGAATGCGCACCTCCGGCCCCACCCCATAGCTGTAACGAATTGCGAGATAATGCCCGAAGATTGGCATGCGCGCTTTGCTTGCATCGGGCGCAGTTATGTCTATCGCATCATCAACCGCCGCGCGCCGCTGACGATCGACAGGAAACGCGCCTGGCAGGTGCCGCAACAGCTCGATCACGAAGCCATGCAGCGCGCGGCGCAATTGCTGGTCGGTACGCATGATTTCACGACGTTCCGCTCGACCCAGTGCCAAGCGAAGGACCCGGTCAAATCGCTCGACCGGCTCGAAGTCGAACGCGACGGGGACGAGATACGGGTTCATGCCGAAGCACGCAGTTTCCTCCATCACCAGGTCCGCTCGATGGTCGGCTGTCTCAAGCTGGTCGGACAGGGCACGTGGCGCGAGGAAGAGGTCGAGGAAGCTTTGCTTGCCCGCGACAGACAGCGTTTGGGGTTGAATGCCCCGCCCCATGGCCTCTACTTCGTGGCCGCAGAATACCCCCGATAA
- the fmt gene encoding methionyl-tRNA formyltransferase, with product MRTIFMGTPDFAVPTLRALHAAGHEVVAAYTQPPRPAGRGKKLQPSPVQKAAEELGIEVRSPTSLKKADEQEAFAAINADVAVVAAYGLILPQPILDAPKHGCLNVHASILPRWRGAAPIHRAIMAGDAVTGVTIMQMEAGLDTGPMLATIRTPINDKTTGELTEELAELGANLMVQTLRELDKHVPIAQDNAEATYAPKIDKAEARIDWAKPAEEVVRHIHGLAPFPGAWCEIEGERVKLLRAEMAGDEGAAGEVLDDQFTIACGTDAIRPLRLQRAGKPAMDLDDFLRGKAVAKGTVLS from the coding sequence TTGCGCACAATCTTCATGGGAACTCCGGACTTCGCCGTGCCGACCCTGCGCGCGCTGCACGCGGCGGGGCATGAGGTGGTTGCGGCCTATACCCAGCCGCCGCGTCCAGCGGGTCGGGGCAAGAAGCTGCAGCCCTCGCCCGTCCAGAAAGCGGCGGAAGAACTAGGGATCGAAGTCCGCTCGCCCACATCGCTGAAAAAGGCCGACGAGCAGGAAGCCTTTGCTGCGATAAATGCGGACGTCGCAGTGGTCGCTGCCTATGGTTTGATCCTGCCGCAGCCGATCCTTGACGCGCCTAAGCACGGTTGTCTCAATGTCCACGCCTCGATCCTGCCGCGCTGGCGCGGGGCGGCGCCGATCCACCGCGCGATCATGGCGGGTGATGCGGTGACCGGGGTCACGATCATGCAGATGGAAGCGGGGCTCGATACTGGGCCGATGCTGGCGACGATCCGCACACCTATCAACGACAAGACGACTGGCGAATTGACAGAGGAACTGGCCGAACTCGGCGCAAACCTGATGGTCCAGACCTTGCGCGAACTCGACAAGCATGTGCCTATCGCGCAGGACAACGCGGAAGCGACATATGCGCCCAAGATCGACAAGGCCGAGGCGCGGATCGACTGGGCGAAACCGGCCGAAGAGGTGGTGCGGCACATCCACGGGCTCGCCCCGTTTCCCGGAGCATGGTGCGAGATCGAGGGCGAGCGGGTGAAGCTCTTGCGCGCAGAGATGGCGGGGGACGAGGGCGCAGCGGGTGAGGTACTTGACGATCAGTTCACCATCGCCTGCGGTACCGATGCGATCCGTCCGCTCCGCCTCCAGCGCGCCGGGAAGCCAGCCATGGACCTGGACGATTTCCTGCGCGGCAAGGCGGTGGCCAAGGGCACCGTTCTATCCTGA
- a CDS encoding DNA recombination protein RmuC — translation MDPALLIILTLVLGLAIGGGIGWYVGSRPVADLRARFDERDAEAKKYADDVARMAPELATMSDRARRADALAETLDHTREELTALKAQAAGFAEQKRLLEESREKLLKEFENTGAQVLGKAQEAFLARANERFGHSEKASAEKLAALLKPVDERLKKYEEQVETLENQRKDAFGQLHGLIENMQRGQEEVRREAQRLGNSLTNAPKARGRWGERALQNVLEQCGLAEHTDFHLEQSMDTESGRLRPDAIVNVPGQKKLVIDAKVSLNAYQEAFEADDDDARKRHLDLHAKSMRNHVQTLGSKGYQNQFEEAPDYVVMFVPGEHFVAAALEHDPELWDFAFHNKVLLATPTNLVAIARTVAQVWRQDKMAAEAQEIGRMGAELYDRLRVAGEHMKRVGGGLETAVANYNKFVGSFERNVLTSGRRMAEKGLEIGKEIEEVPLVEGAPRYTDDDLLTDGSEEAAE, via the coding sequence ATGGATCCCGCACTTCTCATAATCCTCACTCTTGTCCTCGGTCTCGCGATCGGAGGAGGGATCGGCTGGTACGTCGGTTCGCGTCCTGTCGCCGACTTGCGTGCGCGCTTCGATGAGCGCGACGCCGAGGCGAAGAAATATGCCGACGACGTGGCGAGGATGGCGCCGGAGCTTGCGACCATGTCCGACCGGGCCAGGCGGGCCGACGCATTGGCCGAGACGCTGGACCACACCCGCGAAGAGTTGACCGCGCTGAAAGCCCAGGCAGCGGGTTTTGCGGAGCAGAAGCGCCTGCTGGAGGAAAGCCGCGAGAAGCTGCTCAAGGAGTTCGAGAACACCGGCGCGCAGGTGCTGGGCAAGGCGCAGGAGGCGTTTCTCGCCCGCGCCAACGAGCGCTTCGGCCACTCGGAGAAGGCCAGTGCGGAGAAACTCGCCGCGCTGCTCAAGCCGGTCGACGAGCGATTGAAGAAATACGAGGAGCAGGTCGAGACGCTGGAAAACCAGCGCAAGGATGCGTTCGGCCAGTTGCACGGTCTGATCGAAAACATGCAGCGCGGGCAGGAAGAGGTTCGGCGCGAAGCGCAGCGGCTCGGCAATTCGCTGACCAACGCGCCCAAGGCGCGCGGACGCTGGGGGGAGCGGGCGTTGCAGAACGTGCTCGAGCAGTGCGGCTTGGCCGAGCATACGGACTTCCACCTCGAACAGTCGATGGACACCGAGAGCGGTCGCCTGCGCCCCGATGCCATCGTCAACGTACCCGGGCAGAAGAAGCTGGTGATCGATGCGAAGGTTTCGCTCAACGCCTATCAGGAAGCGTTCGAGGCCGATGACGACGACGCCCGCAAGCGGCACCTCGACCTGCACGCGAAATCCATGCGCAACCATGTCCAGACGCTCGGCTCGAAAGGGTATCAGAACCAGTTCGAGGAAGCGCCGGATTACGTGGTGATGTTCGTTCCGGGCGAACATTTCGTCGCCGCTGCACTCGAACACGATCCCGAATTGTGGGATTTCGCCTTCCACAACAAAGTGCTGCTGGCGACGCCGACCAACCTTGTCGCTATTGCGCGAACCGTCGCGCAGGTGTGGCGGCAGGACAAGATGGCGGCTGAGGCTCAGGAAATCGGTCGCATGGGTGCGGAGCTCTACGACCGTCTGCGCGTTGCGGGCGAACATATGAAGCGCGTCGGCGGCGGGCTCGAAACGGCCGTTGCGAACTACAACAAGTTCGTCGGGAGTTTCGAACGCAATGTCCTCACCTCCGGCCGACGCATGGCCGAGAAAGGTCTCGAGATCGGCAAGGAAATCGAAGAGGTCCCGCTGGTCGAAGGCGCACCGCGCTACACGGATGACGACCTTCTGACCGACGGGAGCGAGGAAGCTGCCGAGTAA
- a CDS encoding PTS sugar transporter subunit IIA: MIGLILVTHGQLAEQFVAAMEHVVGHQGAVATVCIGPSDDAEQRRAEIATAIDDVDSGNGVIILTDLFGGTPSNLAISLLETGRIEVIAGINLPMLIRLAGARKTMDVVDAVAAAREAGRNYITVASEFLGQNEAPPAKKAS, from the coding sequence ATGATTGGACTCATTCTGGTGACCCACGGCCAGCTGGCCGAGCAGTTCGTGGCCGCGATGGAGCATGTCGTCGGGCACCAGGGCGCGGTGGCGACGGTATGCATCGGCCCGAGCGACGACGCCGAGCAGCGTCGCGCGGAAATCGCCACGGCGATCGACGATGTCGATTCGGGCAACGGCGTGATCATCCTGACCGACCTGTTCGGCGGAACCCCTTCCAACCTGGCGATTTCGCTGCTGGAAACGGGCCGCATCGAGGTGATCGCGGGGATCAACCTGCCCATGCTGATCCGTCTCGCCGGCGCGCGCAAGACGATGGATGTCGTCGATGCGGTGGCCGCCGCACGGGAAGCCGGGCGCAACTACATCACCGTCGCTTCCGAATTCCTGGGCCAGAACGAAGCGCCGCCGGCCAAGAAAGCCTCATGA
- a CDS encoding four-helix bundle copper-binding protein, with product MSIKEMIREHPQVGADWNEALGEAVKHAMYCAAICNSCADACSAEEGDMRACIRKCMDCSDICTATYRVASRRTAGNVGIIEAMLRTCIAACEACIDECEKHDNDHCRRCARMCRECADDCLKALNGMEQRGE from the coding sequence ATGTCGATCAAGGAAATGATCAGGGAACATCCGCAGGTCGGGGCCGACTGGAACGAAGCGTTGGGCGAAGCGGTGAAACATGCGATGTACTGCGCGGCGATCTGCAATTCGTGCGCCGATGCCTGCAGCGCGGAGGAAGGCGATATGCGCGCGTGCATCCGCAAATGCATGGATTGCTCGGATATTTGCACCGCCACCTATCGCGTCGCGTCGCGCCGGACGGCGGGCAATGTCGGTATTATCGAAGCCATGCTGCGCACCTGCATCGCCGCGTGCGAGGCGTGCATCGACGAATGCGAGAAGCATGACAACGACCACTGCCGCCGCTGTGCGCGCATGTGCCGCGAATGCGCCGACGATTGCCTCAAGGCCCTGAACGGCATGGAACAGCGCGGCGAATAA
- the def gene encoding peptide deformylase has product MAIREILEVPDPRLKTVSEPVQPDEFNDDLKQLVDDMFETMYAAPGIGLAAIQVGVPKRVLVIDLQEPDMDAEPEECGHDHGDGEGAHKHYPVKNDPRIFINPEIIDPNEELSTYQEGCLSVPEIYADVDRPKTCTVKYQDLTGKTHQEDLDGLLATCLQHEMDHLEGILFIDHLSRLKKQMALKKLKKMRQAA; this is encoded by the coding sequence ATGGCTATTCGTGAAATCCTGGAAGTGCCGGATCCCCGGCTCAAGACCGTGTCCGAACCTGTCCAGCCGGACGAGTTCAACGACGATCTCAAGCAGCTGGTCGATGACATGTTCGAAACGATGTATGCCGCGCCCGGCATCGGCTTGGCCGCAATCCAGGTCGGCGTGCCAAAGCGGGTGCTGGTGATCGACCTGCAGGAGCCCGACATGGATGCCGAGCCCGAGGAATGCGGCCATGACCACGGCGACGGGGAAGGCGCGCACAAGCATTATCCGGTCAAGAACGACCCGCGCATCTTCATCAACCCGGAAATCATTGATCCGAACGAGGAACTGAGCACCTATCAGGAAGGCTGCCTCTCGGTCCCTGAGATATACGCCGACGTCGACCGGCCGAAGACCTGCACGGTCAAGTACCAGGACCTCACCGGAAAGACGCACCAGGAAGACCTCGACGGCCTGCTGGCGACCTGCCTGCAGCATGAGATGGATCACTTGGAGGGCATCCTCTTCATCGACCACCTCAGCCGGTTGAAGAAGCAGATGGCGCTGAAGAAACTCAAGAAGATGCGCCAAGCCGCCTGA
- a CDS encoding HPr family phosphocarrier protein, with product MSEVRREVVIVNQRGLHARASAKFVGAVAELPDNVQVKVAKGGNEAVGGSILGLMMLGAAKGDTIEIIVAGDGRDQVLEELCTLVEDGFGEE from the coding sequence ATGAGCGAAGTGCGGCGCGAAGTCGTTATCGTCAACCAGCGCGGCCTGCACGCCCGCGCCAGCGCCAAGTTCGTCGGCGCGGTGGCCGAACTGCCCGATAACGTGCAGGTCAAGGTGGCGAAGGGCGGCAACGAAGCCGTCGGGGGATCGATCCTCGGCCTCATGATGCTTGGCGCGGCCAAGGGCGACACGATCGAGATCATCGTCGCCGGCGACGGCCGGGACCAGGTGCTGGAAGAGCTTTGCACACTGGTCGAAGACGGTTTCGGCGAGGAGTAG